One genomic window of Prochlorococcus sp. MIT 0603 includes the following:
- the tkt gene encoding transketolase, whose protein sequence is MVAAPASLESLCINSIRMLAVDAVNKSNSGHPGLPMGCAPMGYTLWDKFLSHNPKNPKWFNRDRFVLSAGHGCMLLYALLHLTGYDSVTIEDIKQFRQWGAKTPGHPETFETPGVEVTAGPLGAGISNAVGLAIAEAHLGAKFNKPDSKIIDHFTYVIMGDGCNQEGVASEACSLAGHLKLGKLIALYDDNHITIDGRTDVSFTEDVLKRYEAYGWHVQHVPNGNTDVNAIAKAIELAKAVEDKPSIIKITTTIGYGSPNKSDTAGVHGAPLGEDEAKLTRESLNWSYGPFEIPHEAYEQFRQAIDRGAKLESDWNEQLKIYRAKYPKEAAELERSLRGELPENWDKDLPAYTSDDKGLATRKHSQICLGALGPNLPELIGGSADLTHSNYTDIKGEVGSFQPETPEKRYLHFGVREHAMAAILNGIAYHDSGLIPYGGTFLVFADYMRGSMRLSALSELGVIYVLTHDSIGVGEDGPTHQPIETIPSLRAMPNMLVFRPGDGNETSGAYKLAIQNRKRPSSLCLSRQGMPNQANSSIEKVSFGGYILEDCSGTPELIFIGTGSELNLCVEAAKALTKQGKNVRVVSMPCVELFEEQSDSYKEEVLPSAVRKRLVVEAAETFGWHKYIGLDGDSVTMNSFGASAPGGTCMDKFGFTVENVLNKANNLLKSA, encoded by the coding sequence ATGGTCGCTGCGCCCGCTTCCCTTGAATCACTTTGCATCAATAGCATCAGAATGCTTGCGGTTGATGCAGTAAATAAATCTAATAGTGGTCATCCTGGTCTGCCAATGGGATGCGCGCCTATGGGCTACACACTATGGGACAAATTCCTTAGTCATAATCCTAAAAATCCAAAATGGTTTAATCGAGATCGTTTTGTTCTATCTGCCGGTCATGGTTGCATGCTCCTTTATGCACTTTTACACCTAACTGGTTACGACTCAGTAACAATTGAAGATATTAAGCAATTCAGGCAATGGGGAGCTAAAACACCTGGTCACCCAGAAACTTTCGAAACTCCAGGAGTTGAGGTTACAGCTGGGCCTTTAGGTGCAGGAATATCAAATGCAGTTGGGCTTGCGATAGCAGAAGCTCATTTAGGAGCAAAATTCAATAAACCAGATTCCAAAATTATTGATCACTTTACTTATGTGATCATGGGCGATGGTTGTAATCAAGAAGGAGTTGCATCAGAAGCATGTTCTCTTGCTGGACACCTAAAACTTGGAAAACTTATTGCTCTCTATGATGATAATCACATAACAATTGATGGAAGAACCGATGTATCTTTCACTGAGGATGTTTTAAAAAGATATGAAGCATATGGTTGGCATGTTCAACATGTTCCTAATGGGAATACTGATGTAAATGCTATTGCCAAAGCAATCGAGTTAGCCAAAGCAGTTGAAGACAAACCATCAATAATTAAAATCACTACAACTATTGGCTATGGTTCTCCAAATAAATCTGATACGGCCGGTGTTCACGGTGCGCCTCTAGGAGAAGATGAAGCAAAGTTAACAAGAGAATCACTCAATTGGTCATACGGTCCTTTCGAAATTCCTCATGAAGCCTATGAGCAGTTCAGGCAAGCTATTGATAGAGGGGCAAAACTAGAAAGTGATTGGAATGAGCAATTAAAGATTTATCGAGCAAAATATCCAAAAGAAGCTGCAGAACTTGAACGTTCATTAAGAGGAGAGCTTCCAGAAAACTGGGATAAAGATTTACCAGCATATACATCTGATGACAAAGGATTAGCTACAAGAAAACATTCCCAAATCTGTTTAGGAGCACTAGGTCCAAATCTACCTGAGTTAATTGGTGGTTCAGCCGATTTAACGCATTCCAACTACACCGACATCAAGGGAGAAGTAGGATCCTTCCAACCCGAAACACCTGAAAAAAGGTATTTGCATTTCGGAGTAAGAGAACATGCAATGGCCGCGATACTGAATGGAATCGCTTATCACGACAGTGGATTAATTCCATATGGAGGTACATTTCTTGTCTTTGCTGACTACATGAGAGGGTCAATGAGGTTATCGGCCTTAAGTGAACTCGGAGTAATTTATGTACTAACACATGACTCAATTGGCGTTGGAGAAGATGGACCAACTCATCAACCAATAGAAACTATTCCTTCATTAAGAGCAATGCCAAATATGCTTGTTTTCAGGCCAGGTGATGGCAATGAGACAAGTGGGGCATATAAGCTTGCCATACAAAATCGCAAACGTCCTAGCTCTCTTTGTTTAAGTAGGCAAGGCATGCCTAATCAGGCAAATTCTTCAATAGAAAAAGTATCTTTTGGTGGATATATACTTGAAGATTGTTCAGGAACCCCTGAATTAATTTTCATAGGTACTGGTAGCGAGCTGAATTTATGTGTAGAAGCAGCCAAAGCGTTAACGAAACAAGGTAAAAACGTCAGAGTCGTTTCCATGCCATGTGTAGAACTTTTTGAAGAGCAAAGTGATTCTTATAAAGAAGAAGTGCTACCTTCTGCTGTTAGGAAACGCCTTGTTGTCGAAGCTGCAGAAACATTTGGGTGGCACAAATATATAGGTCTGGATGGAGATAGTGTAACTATGAATAGCTTTGGAGCATCTGCACCTGGAGGAACTTGTATGGATAAATTTGGGTTTACAGTGGAAAACGTTTTGAATAAAGCAAACAATCTACTTAAATCTGCATAA
- the mreC gene encoding rod shape-determining protein MreC translates to MVNTRRKVAFRWWLNRSIWTWFFLTLFFIFVRFSKGSLMLDAFSFLTRPFWPGTAQKEWITNGIDIEQKIKLDLLEKDNLRLRQLLELKNSNNKNQISAAVISRRSRDFWQQLDLNKGSIDGISIGDAVLGPGGLLGLIDSVTPTTSRVRLLTSPGMNLGVWIERSKVHGVLLGVGTNRPQLEFLNKIPNARLGDVVSTSPASTLLPPNIPVGVIQFINEETMPSPNAVIQLIASPEAIDWVKVQSRQ, encoded by the coding sequence ATGGTAAATACTCGACGAAAAGTTGCTTTTCGTTGGTGGTTGAACAGAAGTATTTGGACATGGTTTTTCCTAACTTTATTTTTTATTTTTGTTAGGTTTTCAAAAGGTTCGTTAATGCTTGATGCATTCTCCTTTCTGACTAGACCTTTTTGGCCTGGAACAGCTCAAAAAGAATGGATAACAAATGGTATTGATATAGAACAAAAAATCAAACTTGATTTACTGGAAAAAGATAATCTGCGTTTAAGACAGTTATTAGAATTAAAAAACTCTAATAATAAAAATCAAATTTCTGCGGCTGTAATTTCTCGAAGATCTAGAGATTTTTGGCAGCAATTAGATCTAAATAAAGGCTCTATTGATGGTATTTCTATTGGAGATGCTGTATTGGGTCCAGGAGGATTACTTGGTCTAATAGATAGTGTTACGCCAACGACTTCAAGAGTAAGACTGCTTACATCTCCTGGGATGAACTTAGGTGTTTGGATAGAACGTTCAAAAGTTCACGGAGTCTTGTTGGGAGTTGGAACAAATCGTCCTCAGTTAGAATTTTTGAATAAAATTCCTAATGCGCGATTAGGCGATGTTGTTAGCACTTCGCCTGCGAGCACTCTTCTTCCGCCTAATATTCCTGTTGGGGTTATTCAGTTTATAAACGAAGAAACCATGCCTTCCCCTAATGCTGTAATTCAATTAATTGCTTCGCCAGAGGCTATTGATTGGGTGAAAGTTCAAAGCCGTCAATGA
- the ruvB gene encoding Holliday junction branch migration DNA helicase RuvB, giving the protein MAIVSSGSEKSSSSNRNRKTRLLDPIVMLEEKLEESKSIKEDTFRPKSWKEFIGQTELKEVLSISVKASLSRKEALDHVLLYGPPGLGKTTMALVLANELGVKCRITSAPALERPRDIIGLLLNLQPNDLLFVDEIHRLSKVAEELLYPALEDFRLDLTVGKGTTARTREIQLPRFTLVGATTKPAAISSPLRDRFGISQRLNFYNLEELQMIIRRAAELFNLPLTIEGSYEIARRCRGTPRIANRLLRRVRDFATVHMKMKLIDKMVVDESLRLHQVDERGLDQTDRRLLLFISNEHNGGPVGLETLAAALGEETATLESVVEPFLLQIGFLKRTARGRIVTSAAKEHLNI; this is encoded by the coding sequence ATGGCAATTGTGTCTTCTGGCTCTGAGAAATCTTCCTCTAGCAACCGTAATCGTAAGACAAGGTTGTTAGATCCGATTGTGATGTTGGAAGAAAAGTTGGAAGAAAGTAAGTCTATTAAAGAAGATACATTCAGGCCAAAGTCGTGGAAGGAATTTATTGGTCAAACAGAATTAAAAGAAGTTCTCTCTATTTCTGTTAAAGCATCTTTATCAAGAAAGGAAGCTTTAGATCATGTTTTGCTGTATGGCCCTCCTGGATTAGGTAAAACCACAATGGCCTTGGTCTTAGCTAATGAGCTTGGTGTGAAATGTCGTATTACTAGTGCTCCTGCACTAGAGAGGCCTCGAGACATTATTGGCTTACTTCTAAATTTGCAACCTAATGACTTATTATTTGTTGATGAGATTCATAGACTTTCGAAGGTTGCTGAGGAGCTTTTGTACCCAGCTTTAGAAGATTTCCGACTCGATTTAACTGTTGGTAAAGGGACAACAGCAAGAACGAGAGAGATACAATTACCGCGATTTACTTTGGTTGGTGCTACTACCAAGCCTGCTGCTATAAGTTCACCATTAAGAGATAGATTTGGTATCAGTCAAAGACTAAATTTTTATAATCTTGAGGAATTGCAAATGATTATTAGAAGAGCAGCAGAGCTTTTTAACTTGCCATTGACTATAGAAGGTAGTTATGAAATAGCTCGAAGATGCAGGGGAACACCTCGCATTGCCAATAGATTGCTGCGTCGAGTGAGAGACTTTGCAACTGTGCACATGAAAATGAAACTTATAGATAAAATGGTAGTTGATGAATCTTTAAGGTTGCATCAAGTCGATGAGCGAGGTTTGGATCAAACAGATAGACGCTTGCTTTTATTTATATCAAATGAGCATAATGGTGGCCCTGTTGGCTTGGAGACTTTAGCTGCAGCACTAGGTGAAGAAACTGCAACATTGGAATCTGTTGTAGAACCTTTCCTTTTACAGATTGGTTTTCTCAAAAGAACTGCTAGGGGCAGAATTGTTACCTCAGCTGCTAAAGAGCACCTAAACATTTAA
- the thiC gene encoding phosphomethylpyrimidine synthase ThiC, translating into MRTSWVASRSGLSNVSQMYFARKEVITEEMAFVAKRENLPESLIMEEVARGRMIIPANINHLNLEPMAIGIASRCKVNANIGASPNASDVNEELKKLQLAVKYGADTVMDLSTGGVNLDDVRIAIIKDSPVPIGTVPVYQALESVHGSIEKLSEDDFLHIIEKHCQQGVDYQTIHAGLLIEHLPKVKGRLTGIVSRGGGILAQWMLYHHKQNPLFTRFDDICEIFKRYDCSFSLGDSLRPGCLHDASDEAQLAELKTLGELTKRAWKHDVQVMVEGPGHVPMDQIEFNVRKQMEDCSEAPFYVLGPLVTDIAPGYDHITSAIGAAMAGWYGTAMLCYVTPKEHLGLPNPEDVREGLIAYKIAAHAADVARHRSGSRDRDDELSKARYAFDWNKQFELSLDPERAREYHDETLPADIYKQAEFCSMCGPKHCPMQTKITEKELEQLEDVLSSQGKSSQIAHKS; encoded by the coding sequence ATGCGAACTTCATGGGTTGCTTCTAGAAGTGGTTTGAGCAATGTTTCTCAAATGTATTTTGCTCGAAAGGAAGTGATAACAGAAGAAATGGCTTTTGTGGCCAAGAGGGAAAACCTTCCTGAATCTTTAATTATGGAAGAAGTGGCAAGAGGAAGAATGATTATTCCTGCAAATATTAATCACCTTAATCTTGAACCTATGGCAATTGGCATTGCCTCTAGGTGCAAAGTGAATGCAAATATTGGTGCTTCCCCTAATGCAAGTGATGTTAATGAAGAGCTGAAGAAATTACAGCTTGCTGTCAAATATGGTGCAGATACTGTCATGGACCTTTCTACAGGTGGAGTAAATCTAGATGATGTTCGAATTGCGATTATCAAGGACTCTCCTGTTCCAATAGGGACAGTTCCTGTCTATCAAGCTTTAGAAAGTGTTCATGGATCTATAGAGAAATTATCAGAAGATGATTTTCTGCACATCATTGAAAAGCATTGTCAGCAAGGAGTCGATTATCAGACGATACATGCTGGTTTATTGATTGAGCATTTGCCAAAAGTTAAAGGGAGATTAACGGGCATTGTTAGTAGAGGAGGCGGGATACTTGCTCAGTGGATGCTTTATCACCATAAACAGAACCCTTTATTTACTCGTTTTGATGATATTTGTGAAATCTTCAAACGTTATGATTGCAGTTTTTCTTTAGGCGATTCTTTGAGACCTGGCTGTTTACATGATGCATCAGATGAGGCTCAATTAGCAGAATTGAAAACATTAGGAGAACTTACAAAACGTGCTTGGAAGCATGATGTGCAGGTAATGGTTGAAGGGCCTGGGCATGTTCCTATGGATCAGATTGAATTCAATGTTCGCAAGCAAATGGAAGATTGTTCAGAAGCGCCTTTTTATGTTTTAGGTCCATTAGTTACAGATATTGCTCCGGGTTATGACCATATTACTAGTGCTATTGGTGCTGCAATGGCTGGTTGGTATGGAACAGCAATGCTTTGCTATGTCACCCCAAAAGAGCATTTAGGCTTACCTAATCCGGAGGATGTTCGAGAAGGATTAATTGCCTATAAGATTGCTGCTCATGCGGCAGATGTAGCTAGGCATCGCTCTGGTTCAAGAGATAGAGATGATGAGTTGAGTAAAGCTAGATATGCTTTTGATTGGAATAAGCAGTTTGAATTGTCTTTGGATCCTGAGAGAGCAAGGGAATATCATGATGAAACTCTTCCTGCAGATATTTATAAGCAAGCAGAATTTTGTTCAATGTGTGGTCCAAAGCATTGCCCAATGCAAACAAAAATCACTGAAAAAGAACTAGAGCAATTAGAAGATGTTCTTTCTTCACAAGGAAAATCTTCTCAAATAGCTCACAAAAGCTAA
- a CDS encoding tetratricopeptide repeat protein has product MKKYWSFSIILSLVFLLTSPCEALVKDSSPLVFEKALSQTHKGDFINALKSWDSFLSSFPENASALSNRGNVRLILGDIKGAILDQTRAIELLPLEIDPHLNRGIAEEALEEWDAAIDDYLWVLEKEPDNPSALYNLGNVMGAAHGDWLQSKTLFHKASLADSSFTMALSGEALACYQLNQFDQAEKALRSLIRKYPMFVDGRAALTALLWKEGSIGEAESHWAAVAGLDSRYSDQDWLLYVRHWPPSPSKDLMAFLDLQNK; this is encoded by the coding sequence ATGAAAAAATATTGGTCTTTTTCAATCATTTTATCTCTTGTCTTTCTTTTAACTTCACCTTGCGAGGCTTTAGTAAAAGATTCAAGTCCATTAGTTTTTGAAAAAGCGTTAAGTCAAACTCATAAAGGGGACTTCATAAATGCATTAAAAAGTTGGGATAGCTTTCTTTCTTCATTTCCAGAAAATGCTTCTGCATTAAGTAATAGAGGTAACGTACGTTTAATATTAGGAGATATTAAAGGTGCAATTCTTGATCAAACACGAGCTATAGAACTTTTACCTTTGGAAATAGACCCTCATCTAAATAGGGGAATTGCTGAAGAAGCCTTAGAAGAATGGGATGCCGCGATAGATGACTATCTATGGGTGCTCGAGAAGGAGCCTGATAATCCATCTGCTTTATATAATTTAGGAAATGTAATGGGCGCTGCTCATGGTGATTGGTTACAGTCAAAAACCTTATTTCATAAAGCATCTTTAGCAGATTCAAGTTTTACTATGGCGTTATCTGGTGAAGCTTTGGCTTGTTATCAATTGAATCAATTTGATCAAGCCGAAAAAGCCCTTCGCTCACTAATTAGAAAATATCCAATGTTTGTTGATGGAAGAGCAGCTTTGACTGCTCTTTTATGGAAAGAAGGCTCAATAGGAGAAGCAGAAAGTCACTGGGCAGCAGTTGCTGGACTTGACAGTAGATATAGCGATCAAGATTGGCTTTTATACGTAAGACATTGGCCGCCAAGTCCAAGTAAGGACCTTATGGCATTTTTAGATCTGCAAAACAAATGA
- the lysS gene encoding lysine--tRNA ligase, which produces MSDLRETRLTKANSMREMGIEPYAVNFQPTHKTVQLQQDHLDLPNGQERDLEVSIAGRVLARRVMGKLAFFKLSDDSGTIQLFLEKLTLEKFNTAQADPGPFKQITDFVDSGDWIGVSGILRRTDRGELSIKVYSWKMLCKSLQPLPDKWHGLADVEKRYRQRYLDLIVNPDSRKTFQKRALMVSSIRRWLDNHGFLEIETPVLQAESGGADARPFITHHNTFDVPLFLRIATELHLKRLVVGGFERVYEIGRIFRNEGVSSRHNPEFTSVEIYQAFADYKQMMDLTEELVVSICMQICNSTKISYQGVSLDLTPPWRRETMQELVFQETGLDFDGFGNNRDKASSAMLNAGLGVPDEANTVGRLMNEAFEQKVEPKLIQPTFVTDYPIDISPLARKHRNKPGIVERFELFISGREIANAFSELIDPIDQRERLVKQQNRKNDGDLEAHAIDEDFLNALEIGMPPTGGLGIGIDRLAMLLTDSPSIRDVIAFPLLRPESGSQ; this is translated from the coding sequence TTGTCTGATTTAAGAGAAACACGTTTAACTAAGGCTAATTCCATGCGCGAAATGGGTATAGAGCCGTATGCAGTTAATTTTCAACCAACACATAAAACTGTTCAATTGCAGCAAGATCATCTTGATTTGCCAAATGGTCAAGAGAGGGATCTTGAGGTTTCTATTGCAGGAAGAGTTCTAGCTCGCAGAGTTATGGGAAAGCTTGCTTTCTTTAAGTTGTCTGATGATAGTGGAACGATTCAGCTTTTTCTCGAGAAGCTGACTCTGGAAAAATTTAATACTGCTCAAGCAGATCCTGGCCCATTCAAACAAATAACAGATTTTGTTGATTCAGGAGATTGGATTGGTGTCTCGGGAATTTTGAGACGAACTGATCGAGGTGAGTTATCTATAAAAGTTTATTCATGGAAAATGCTATGCAAATCATTGCAACCATTACCTGATAAATGGCATGGTTTAGCTGATGTAGAGAAGAGATATAGACAGCGCTACCTTGATTTAATTGTTAATCCAGATTCACGTAAAACCTTTCAAAAAAGAGCTTTGATGGTTAGCTCTATTCGTCGATGGTTGGATAATCATGGATTCCTAGAAATTGAAACACCAGTTCTTCAGGCTGAATCTGGTGGTGCTGATGCAAGGCCTTTTATTACTCATCACAATACGTTTGATGTTCCACTTTTTCTAAGAATTGCTACTGAACTCCATTTAAAGAGACTTGTAGTAGGAGGTTTTGAGCGTGTATATGAGATAGGCCGAATCTTTAGGAATGAAGGTGTTAGTTCAAGGCATAATCCTGAATTTACTTCGGTTGAGATATATCAAGCATTTGCAGATTACAAGCAAATGATGGATTTAACTGAGGAACTTGTTGTGTCAATTTGTATGCAAATATGTAACTCTACAAAAATTTCTTATCAAGGAGTATCTCTTGACCTAACGCCTCCTTGGCGAAGAGAGACTATGCAGGAGCTAGTTTTTCAGGAAACAGGTTTAGACTTTGATGGTTTTGGAAATAATAGAGATAAGGCTTCCTCTGCAATGCTCAATGCTGGTTTAGGTGTGCCTGATGAAGCTAATACAGTTGGTCGATTGATGAATGAAGCTTTTGAACAAAAGGTAGAACCAAAGCTTATTCAACCAACTTTTGTCACGGATTACCCTATTGATATTTCACCTTTAGCTAGAAAACATAGAAATAAGCCTGGAATTGTTGAGAGATTTGAATTATTCATTTCTGGTCGTGAAATTGCTAATGCTTTTAGTGAATTAATTGATCCAATTGATCAAAGAGAACGTCTTGTGAAACAGCAGAATCGAAAAAATGATGGTGATCTAGAAGCACATGCAATAGATGAGGACTTTCTTAATGCTTTGGAGATTGGTATGCCCCCAACAGGTGGACTTGGTATTGGAATAGATCGTTTGGCAATGCTTTTAACAGATAGTCCATCTATACGTGATGTGATTGCTTTTCCGTTACTTCGCCCAGAGTCCGGTTCTCAGTAA
- a CDS encoding M20 metallopeptidase family protein → MSLLKKPILSLQSFLPDLIELRRHLHAHPELSGEEHQTAALVAGQLKEYGWTVTESVGKTGLIAELGNTNGPLVGFRVDMDALPVEEKTGLSYASLVQGVMHACGHDLHTCIGLGVARLFAENDSAFTGIRLLFQPAEEIASGARWMKQDGATKGLDALFGVHVYPELPVGFIGVRNGTLTAAAGKLEIEIIGDGGHGARPHQTVDSIWIAAKIISGVQEAISRQLDSLLPVVISFGKIEGGNAFNVIPDRVRLLGTVRCLDPQLNQTLPNWLERQIKAIASSLGGKAVVRYIPIAPPVFNDFDLTNLVEQSAKFLLGDEKVKRLELPSLGAEDFAEFLEDVPGTMFRLGVAASDGCAPLHNGHFAPDENSLEIGISVIFHTLLSWMKSNSSISSHKN, encoded by the coding sequence ATGAGCTTGTTAAAGAAACCTATTTTAAGTTTGCAGTCTTTCTTGCCTGATCTCATTGAACTTAGACGGCATTTACATGCACACCCAGAATTGAGTGGAGAGGAACATCAAACTGCTGCTTTAGTTGCTGGTCAATTAAAGGAATATGGATGGACTGTTACCGAATCTGTTGGAAAGACAGGTTTAATTGCAGAACTAGGCAATACAAATGGTCCTTTGGTTGGATTTAGAGTTGATATGGATGCTTTGCCAGTAGAGGAAAAGACAGGCCTTTCATATGCTTCCCTTGTTCAAGGTGTTATGCATGCATGTGGGCATGATCTTCATACTTGTATAGGTCTAGGAGTTGCAAGGCTTTTTGCTGAAAACGATAGTGCATTTACAGGAATTAGACTTTTATTTCAACCGGCTGAGGAAATTGCATCTGGTGCAAGATGGATGAAACAAGATGGAGCGACGAAAGGCTTAGACGCTCTTTTTGGTGTGCATGTTTATCCAGAACTGCCAGTTGGTTTTATTGGCGTTAGAAATGGTACTTTAACTGCAGCAGCTGGGAAATTGGAAATAGAGATCATTGGTGACGGTGGGCATGGAGCTAGACCACATCAGACAGTTGATTCAATCTGGATAGCAGCAAAGATTATTAGTGGGGTTCAAGAAGCTATTAGTAGGCAGCTTGATTCTCTTTTACCCGTTGTAATTAGTTTCGGTAAAATTGAAGGAGGAAATGCATTTAATGTCATACCAGACCGGGTAAGGCTTTTGGGGACAGTCCGTTGTTTAGATCCACAATTAAATCAAACACTTCCTAATTGGTTGGAGAGACAAATAAAAGCAATTGCTTCAAGCCTCGGTGGAAAGGCTGTTGTTCGTTATATACCTATTGCACCTCCAGTCTTTAATGATTTTGACCTAACCAACTTGGTTGAACAGTCTGCAAAATTCTTACTCGGGGATGAAAAGGTCAAGAGATTAGAATTGCCTTCATTAGGAGCAGAGGATTTTGCTGAGTTTTTAGAGGATGTTCCAGGGACAATGTTTCGTCTAGGTGTAGCAGCTTCTGACGGATGTGCACCTTTACACAACGGTCATTTTGCACCTGATGAAAATTCTCTTGAAATAGGCATTAGTGTGATTTTCCATACTCTGTTGAGCTGGATGAAAAGTAATAGCAGTATTTCTTCGCACAAAAATTGA
- the rpaB gene encoding response regulator transcription factor RpaB produces MLHKSNDGPASKPVASPNATILVVDDEPAVLKVLVTRLELAGYNVVSAKDGEEALDIFHQEVPDLVVLDVMLPKLDGFAVCRRIRAESIVPIIFLSALEAISERVAGLDLGADDYLSKPFSPKELEARIATILRRMGPGASVAEPREIPAGQGVMKLGELVVDTNRRQVSRGGERIGLTYTEFSLLELLFRDPGKVVPRAEILEQLWGYPPRRAADLRVVDVYVARLRGKLEPDPRNPELILTVRGIGYSSQRLGEFQTVNS; encoded by the coding sequence ATGCTTCATAAAAGCAACGATGGGCCCGCTTCGAAGCCAGTTGCATCTCCAAACGCAACAATTTTGGTTGTCGATGATGAGCCAGCAGTGTTGAAAGTTTTAGTTACAAGGCTTGAGCTTGCTGGATATAATGTTGTTTCTGCTAAGGATGGAGAAGAGGCATTAGATATTTTTCATCAGGAAGTTCCAGATCTTGTTGTTTTAGATGTAATGCTTCCCAAGCTTGATGGATTTGCTGTTTGCAGAAGAATAAGGGCTGAATCGATAGTTCCAATAATTTTTCTTAGTGCTCTTGAGGCTATTTCTGAGAGGGTTGCTGGACTTGATTTAGGGGCTGATGATTATTTGTCAAAGCCCTTTAGTCCGAAAGAATTAGAGGCCAGAATAGCCACTATCTTGCGGAGGATGGGTCCTGGAGCATCTGTTGCAGAGCCAAGAGAGATTCCTGCTGGTCAAGGAGTAATGAAATTAGGGGAATTAGTAGTTGATACAAATAGACGTCAGGTAAGTAGAGGTGGAGAAAGAATCGGTTTGACTTATACAGAATTTAGTTTGCTTGAATTGCTTTTCCGCGATCCAGGTAAAGTTGTTCCAAGGGCAGAGATTCTGGAGCAACTATGGGGATACCCCCCTAGAAGAGCAGCTGATTTGAGAGTTGTTGATGTTTATGTTGCCAGATTAAGAGGAAAACTTGAGCCAGACCCACGTAACCCCGAATTAATTCTGACTGTCAGAGGTATTGGCTATTCTTCCCAGAGGTTAGGGGAGTTCCAAACAGTTAACTCTTAA
- the smpB gene encoding SsrA-binding protein SmpB encodes MSKASNKRKSKGMQNKANRHLAENRYARYQYEILETLETGIELLGTEVKSIRGGNTNLRDGFCLIRDGNLLLHNVHISTFNNAGNFFNHEPLRVRRLLAHRKEINKLEIQINRKGLTIIPLKLYLSGSWIKLSIGLGKGKKLHDKRESEKRKQVDKETKSAIARY; translated from the coding sequence ATGTCTAAAGCGAGTAACAAAAGAAAATCCAAAGGAATGCAAAATAAGGCCAATAGGCACTTGGCTGAAAATCGCTATGCAAGATACCAATATGAAATTCTAGAAACACTAGAAACAGGAATAGAACTTCTTGGGACAGAAGTAAAATCCATAAGAGGCGGGAACACAAATTTAAGAGACGGCTTTTGTCTTATTCGCGATGGAAATCTTCTTTTACATAATGTGCATATTTCCACATTTAATAATGCTGGGAATTTTTTCAATCATGAACCATTAAGGGTCCGCAGATTATTAGCTCATCGAAAAGAAATTAATAAGCTAGAAATTCAAATTAATAGAAAAGGACTGACGATCATCCCATTGAAGCTATATCTCAGTGGGTCGTGGATCAAACTTTCTATAGGGCTTGGCAAAGGCAAAAAACTTCACGACAAAAGAGAAAGTGAAAAAAGAAAGCAAGTTGATAAAGAAACCAAATCAGCCATTGCTCGCTATTAA
- a CDS encoding hercynine metabolism small protein — protein sequence MDKIEKRLRLKMQREKLIKSLEEVYKNAFDQLTRLEIEDQSIAKLSQAFLLSRQAALNHLKIEIERPIITTPPCIDSIQENVSDP from the coding sequence ATGGACAAAATAGAAAAAAGATTAAGGCTAAAAATGCAAAGAGAAAAGCTTATAAAGTCATTAGAAGAGGTCTATAAAAATGCATTTGATCAACTTACGCGACTAGAAATTGAGGATCAATCTATAGCAAAGCTTTCTCAAGCATTCCTTTTATCTCGACAAGCAGCTTTAAATCACTTGAAAATAGAAATAGAGAGGCCAATCATTACAACACCACCTTGCATTGATTCAATTCAGGAAAATGTCAGCGATCCCTAG
- a CDS encoding DUF3188 domain-containing protein produces MKSYKNLLISFAAPLLIMVAILGFFSRKDNDRVQSIPAFCVGMGLIISNSVSRNLRRKTLLDGIRGKNNRLNQ; encoded by the coding sequence ATGAAGAGCTATAAGAATTTATTAATTTCATTTGCTGCACCATTATTGATCATGGTTGCAATTTTGGGATTTTTTTCTCGCAAAGATAATGACCGTGTTCAATCCATACCTGCCTTTTGTGTTGGTATGGGGCTCATTATTTCCAATTCTGTATCTAGAAATCTTCGCAGGAAAACACTATTAGATGGAATTCGTGGCAAAAATAATCGCTTGAATCAATAA